The following are encoded together in the Pseudomonas xantholysinigenes genome:
- a CDS encoding TorF family putative porin, whose product MNLRNFIGGGLLACAPLANAIDLDVDFSLEAKIGVFSDYRTRGISQTQNDPALQGSLTLAHSTGLYAGVWSSNVDFGFGNSTRQELDYYAGYFWQVSDDVTLDTSYIKYVYPRQGNFNYGEYHAELRAWGVLLGGNYSDNFNGDQAMFYSYAGYAMQLPYDISLETRYGRNDYKDPSWFANDGSSRDAYHEWQVKLSRMMLSLDWSVSYIDTDLSQAECASYLGFNDICSATVVASVGKSF is encoded by the coding sequence ATGAACCTACGCAACTTCATCGGCGGCGGCCTGCTCGCCTGCGCGCCACTGGCCAATGCCATCGATCTCGACGTCGACTTCAGCCTCGAAGCCAAGATCGGAGTCTTCAGCGACTATCGCACCCGTGGCATCTCCCAGACCCAAAACGACCCGGCCCTGCAAGGCTCGCTGACCCTTGCCCACTCCACCGGCCTGTACGCAGGCGTGTGGAGCTCCAATGTCGATTTCGGCTTTGGCAACAGTACCCGCCAGGAACTGGACTACTACGCGGGCTACTTCTGGCAAGTCAGCGACGACGTCACCCTCGACACCTCGTACATCAAGTACGTCTACCCGCGTCAAGGCAACTTCAACTACGGTGAATACCACGCCGAACTGCGCGCCTGGGGCGTGTTGCTGGGCGGCAACTACTCGGACAACTTCAACGGCGACCAGGCAATGTTCTACAGCTATGCCGGCTATGCCATGCAGTTGCCCTACGACATCAGCCTGGAAACGCGCTACGGACGCAACGACTACAAGGACCCGAGCTGGTTCGCCAACGACGGTTCGAGCCGCGATGCCTACCACGAATGGCAAGTGAAACTGAGCCGCATGATGCTGTCGCTAGACTGGTCGGTCAGCTACATCGACACCGACCTGTCGCAAGCAGAATGCGCCAGTTACCTGGGGTTCAACGACATTTGCTCGGCCACGGTGGTGGCCTCGGTCGGCAAATCCTTCTGA
- a CDS encoding GNAT family N-acetyltransferase, whose amino-acid sequence MDCLPTLITDRLVLTPLQLEDSSIIQELFPCWEVVRYLDRRVPWPYPEDGALIYVRDIALPAMAAGREWHWMIRMRNDAGCTLGSISLYDQPGNNRGFWLAPQWWGKGYMREACRIINRYWFETLSRPVMQVPKAIANNASRKVSEHEGMRLVDVRAGDFVCGPMGVEIWEMTRADWLESSTASR is encoded by the coding sequence ATGGATTGTCTTCCGACGCTGATCACAGATCGGCTGGTTCTCACGCCTCTCCAGTTAGAGGATTCATCCATTATCCAAGAGCTGTTCCCCTGCTGGGAGGTGGTTCGCTACCTTGATCGTCGTGTCCCATGGCCGTATCCGGAAGACGGTGCGCTGATCTATGTCCGAGATATCGCTCTGCCTGCCATGGCCGCAGGTCGTGAATGGCACTGGATGATCCGCATGCGTAACGATGCTGGCTGCACCCTGGGTAGTATTAGTTTGTATGATCAGCCCGGCAACAACAGAGGCTTCTGGCTCGCACCACAGTGGTGGGGAAAGGGCTATATGCGTGAGGCATGCCGGATTATCAATCGCTATTGGTTCGAGACACTGTCGCGTCCAGTCATGCAGGTTCCCAAAGCTATTGCCAACAACGCATCTCGCAAGGTCTCGGAACATGAGGGTATGCGCTTGGTAGATGTGCGGGCAGGCGATTTTGTATGTGGACCGATGGGCGTCGAAATATGGGAGATGACTCGTGCAGACTGGTTAGAAAGTTCAACTGCCAGTCGCTAG
- a CDS encoding cupin domain-containing protein: MADLHPQRASQPVNLAQKAALIEQQWSPRVVAEMNDYQFKVVRIEGEFIWHSHPETDEAFLVLEGTLRIDLPEGSVYVQPGELYVVPRGVEHRTAAQAETKLMMIEPRGVLNTGHEGGERTAVNDVWI; this comes from the coding sequence ATGGCCGACTTACACCCGCAACGCGCATCGCAACCTGTGAACCTGGCTCAGAAGGCTGCACTGATCGAGCAACAGTGGAGCCCAAGGGTGGTCGCGGAAATGAACGACTACCAGTTCAAGGTGGTGCGCATCGAAGGGGAATTCATCTGGCACTCGCACCCGGAGACCGACGAAGCGTTCCTGGTGCTTGAAGGCACCTTGCGTATCGATCTGCCGGAGGGCAGCGTGTATGTGCAGCCGGGCGAGCTGTATGTCGTGCCGCGTGGTGTAGAGCACAGAACGGCGGCGCAGGCGGAAACGAAACTGATGATGATCGAGCCGCGAGGCGTTTTGAACACCGGCCATGAAGGCGGGGAGCGAACTGCGGTGAATGACGTCTGGATATGA
- a CDS encoding AraC family transcriptional regulator yields the protein MERKVNPSPADWVIRSATPGRVERIEAWFGGHGYDPHRHDTYSIGRTLAGVQSFHYKGALCHGVPGNTLVLHPDEVHDGMAGTDIGFRYRMAYIDPSLIQSVLGGEPLPFIGGGLSSDPRLYRASEAFVQAMEHPLETLEEQDAVYDLAMALRAVGGKSRGRKRLDYRSAERARAFIMEHLDHGITLEMLEQASGREQWSLSRDFRALYGTSPYRFVTLRRLDCFRRLILDGFTLVDAALAAGFHDQSHMTRHFTRAYGVPPLRWLERLRPAR from the coding sequence ATGGAACGAAAAGTAAATCCATCCCCCGCTGATTGGGTCATACGCAGCGCCACGCCTGGCCGCGTGGAGCGCATCGAGGCGTGGTTTGGCGGCCATGGCTACGACCCCCATCGGCACGATACCTACTCGATAGGCCGTACCCTTGCCGGTGTACAGAGCTTTCACTACAAAGGGGCGCTGTGCCACGGCGTGCCGGGCAACACACTGGTGCTGCACCCGGACGAAGTCCATGACGGCATGGCCGGCACGGATATTGGTTTTCGCTACCGGATGGCCTACATCGATCCTTCGCTGATCCAGAGCGTGCTCGGCGGCGAACCGCTGCCATTCATTGGCGGCGGGCTGTCCAGCGACCCGCGTCTCTATCGCGCCAGCGAGGCCTTCGTGCAGGCAATGGAGCATCCGCTGGAAACACTGGAGGAGCAGGACGCCGTCTATGATCTGGCCATGGCGCTGCGTGCAGTCGGCGGCAAGTCCCGCGGCCGCAAACGCCTGGACTACCGCTCGGCCGAGCGCGCCAGGGCGTTCATCATGGAGCACCTTGACCACGGCATCACACTGGAAATGCTCGAGCAGGCCAGCGGCCGTGAACAATGGAGCTTGTCACGGGACTTCCGGGCCCTTTATGGCACCAGCCCGTACCGTTTTGTCACGCTACGACGGCTGGACTGTTTTCGCAGGCTGATCCTGGATGGCTTCACCCTGGTCGATGCCGCCCTCGCTGCAGGCTTTCACGACCAGAGCCACATGACCCGGCACTTTACCCGCGCCTACGGCGTGCCGCCTCTGCGCTGGCTGGAACGCTTGCGGCCTGCCCGCTGA